In Mytilus galloprovincialis chromosome 1, xbMytGall1.hap1.1, whole genome shotgun sequence, the following are encoded in one genomic region:
- the LOC143049322 gene encoding uncharacterized protein LOC143049322: MKRGEHVIRGEQQQAIFDAMQTTVGELDCVAVNEYSIKCGVCRRVIVVPIDRTASKRVEYFRNRHFVRCAAAPSNKNVDKEKKKEDLVKQQKLLSQWIKPKANENMGKNENIDSDMDIELASGNIME, translated from the exons ATGAAAAGAGGAGAGCATgttataagaggagaacaacaacagGCCATTTTCGATGCAATGCAGACCA CTGTAGGTGAACTCGACTGTGTTGCTGTAAATGAATATAGCATAAAGTGTGGTGTTTGCAGAAGGGTAATTGTGGTACCAATCGACCGAACTGCATCGAAGAGAGTAGAATATTTTCGTAATC GTCATTTTGTGAGATGTGCTGCTGCCCCTTCTAACAAAAATgtagataaagaaaaaaagaaagaagatttAGTGAAGCAACAGAAATTACTAAGTCAGTGGATTAAGCCGAAAGCAAATGAAAATAtgggaaaaaatgaaaacatagaTAGTGATATGGACATTGAACTAGCATCTGGGAATATAATGGAGTGA